Proteins encoded together in one Thermoplasmatales archaeon BRNA1 window:
- a CDS encoding Fe-S oxidoreductase yields MNPGNEAKVSSLRELCIGCKACRKACPSFANGGCDPFSVMQGLEGKVEMCIGCGKCTEVCPVTNPKDVMMQMKAEALGLPVPDAFVKCGHVLPYAPEPEGLPEVPEGDGCYVMPGCIVKGKVPYVEYAAFRALESIGIGSRELPGSTCCTYPIPLRSYTDADRDAFKFRMRGKAKGRDTVTLCSGCSDELARSGVFFPHISDYLAHFTDRIRQLPGVDMRVAIEPGCSAEKSYRSIREVVEATGATVMENTRGCCGKKIPGVNEALMREREEECRGADAIILCCPNCMLFYDGYPDGIPVLHISELVCLAAGDSSTQRFHKIGLKAIPGRRK; encoded by the coding sequence ATGAACCCCGGGAACGAGGCAAAGGTAAGCAGTCTCAGAGAGCTCTGCATCGGCTGCAAGGCATGCAGGAAAGCCTGCCCCTCGTTCGCCAACGGGGGATGCGACCCGTTCAGCGTCATGCAGGGGCTGGAAGGGAAGGTGGAGATGTGCATAGGATGCGGGAAGTGCACCGAGGTCTGTCCGGTCACCAACCCCAAGGACGTCATGATGCAGATGAAGGCGGAGGCCCTCGGACTGCCCGTCCCGGATGCCTTCGTGAAGTGCGGCCACGTCCTGCCATACGCCCCCGAACCGGAGGGTCTTCCGGAGGTTCCCGAGGGAGACGGCTGCTACGTCATGCCCGGCTGCATCGTCAAGGGGAAGGTGCCGTACGTCGAGTACGCCGCGTTCAGGGCGCTGGAATCCATCGGAATCGGATCCAGGGAGCTGCCGGGAAGCACCTGCTGTACCTATCCAATCCCCCTGCGCTCGTACACCGATGCCGACAGGGATGCTTTCAAGTTCAGGATGAGGGGGAAGGCGAAGGGAAGGGACACCGTCACCCTGTGCTCCGGATGCTCCGACGAACTCGCCCGCTCGGGAGTGTTCTTCCCCCATATCTCCGATTATCTGGCACATTTCACCGACAGGATCAGGCAGCTCCCAGGGGTGGACATGAGGGTGGCCATCGAGCCCGGATGCTCCGCCGAAAAGAGCTACAGGAGCATCAGGGAGGTGGTGGAGGCCACCGGGGCTACAGTCATGGAGAACACCCGCGGATGCTGCGGCAAGAAGATCCCGGGAGTGAACGAAGCCCTGATGAGGGAGAGGGAGGAGGAGTGCAGGGGAGCGGACGCGATCATCCTCTGCTGCCCCAACTGCATGCTGTTCTACGACGGGTATCCCGACGGCATCCCGGTGCTCCACATCTCCGAACTGGTGTGCCTAGCCGCGGGCGACAGCAGCACCCAGAGGTTCCATAAGATCGGGCTGAAAGCGATCCCGGGGAGGAGGAAGTGA
- a CDS encoding ATP-dependent exoDNAse (exonuclease V) beta subunit (contains helicase and exonuclease domains), translating into MSDLNDSQQRIVDTTEGIVVVDAGPGTGKTATVTERCIRILQKNIEGKDVIMMTFTNNAAEEMRQRIAKKIAEKKAEQERIIDTLDKKDIVDYDLILRKSREMMVCTFDSFCMTVLSQYPAPASKELGLSSVLSHHASVSTNDALNHLYFCKFLNEYLAENDLGEFAPIFSSDPKSLQAIIERLLSICVIPTKNIWFWRDGILVDDDGGKTEIDHLSGCRELLRDELLKKDLSYLRKNVDTLPPEYRKSDDKDAPAEDETYVKSSLVENALTDSQQKKLIDAIHDLMFAYIDRCVKDNHLTFSLIKCLALVTLYKLRTPDSDSIYDEIQSESFKFKYVTVDEFQDTNPADMSITLMILDLYKDSYNLCVVGDWKQGIYEFRNTDIRNLMFFDHNVQQILYHLKKAIKHPSLLETCGNKLPLDINYRSSSLIIRCSFHSLIIDCGENKHTYEEADIHKIVASDANTVLEENTSFERIQCNNKDEQIRAVLSSVMGYVRGGKYQVWGADKDGNMVLRKPEYSDIAVLCRTNPECRAVKTACDEFGIPSYINGDQEVMNTPEAKMLLAWLRFVENQADPVGYIPIMAAMGISAYDIRTKYRPSKKTGGALPDQIVRIRKDLVKKKSRIINLVSSIFAVCGYDNDITQTILSEIASMHRNNLLTISDIIKIIEYDIDEESDYNVDSIPEDNVITIQTLHKSKGLEYPIVIIPYVNKKGSKFPLNQGDRINYVLNDLAGLRCKKIVEGDGNNFWNLENWRTYVANKYKPDSYNEERRLLFVGISRAKQYVTMIAHEPSDFFTDFDSVEGTEPILTFDPKAKIPNPKDENRKKTVEKPVIPPYKPRRIGISVHDILCFGECEPSEDSCNVRFSEDDRSSKGMERGIEVHLRAQRLSEGGSVAADDYLDYPELKNVEAVLANLPDTDPGLRKSEIPCFLPIATEKHSNRKVTLRGIIDMLYVDRDVIEIHDWKTDVSDRFREEYMVQLSIYAYAAKGFFEMQSGKERKITCVIDWLNPKNPAFPRTEFEPVPMERIISRVDDYLDFKDLDSSTVEEEYLDDDSD; encoded by the coding sequence ATGAGTGACCTCAACGACTCCCAGCAGAGGATAGTCGACACCACCGAAGGCATCGTCGTCGTGGATGCCGGCCCCGGTACCGGAAAGACCGCCACCGTCACCGAGCGCTGCATCAGGATCCTTCAGAAGAACATCGAGGGGAAGGACGTCATCATGATGACGTTCACTAACAACGCCGCGGAGGAGATGAGGCAGAGGATCGCCAAAAAGATCGCCGAGAAGAAGGCCGAGCAGGAGAGGATCATCGACACCCTCGACAAGAAGGACATCGTCGACTACGACCTCATCCTCAGGAAATCCCGCGAGATGATGGTGTGCACGTTCGACTCGTTCTGTATGACCGTGCTCTCCCAGTATCCTGCGCCTGCATCCAAGGAGCTCGGCCTTTCGTCCGTCCTCAGCCACCATGCTTCCGTTTCCACTAACGATGCTCTCAACCACCTGTATTTCTGCAAGTTCCTGAACGAGTATCTTGCGGAGAACGACCTCGGAGAATTCGCCCCCATATTCTCCTCCGATCCGAAGAGCCTGCAGGCCATCATCGAAAGGCTGCTGTCCATCTGTGTCATCCCCACCAAGAACATCTGGTTCTGGCGCGATGGAATCCTCGTCGATGACGATGGGGGAAAGACGGAGATAGACCATCTGTCAGGATGCAGGGAACTCCTTAGGGATGAACTGCTGAAGAAGGATCTATCTTATCTTAGAAAGAATGTGGACACCCTTCCCCCGGAATACAGAAAGAGCGATGACAAGGATGCTCCAGCCGAGGATGAAACCTATGTCAAGAGCTCTCTCGTGGAAAACGCGCTGACCGACAGTCAGCAGAAAAAGCTCATCGATGCCATCCACGACCTGATGTTCGCATATATCGACAGATGTGTAAAGGACAATCACCTGACGTTCTCGCTAATCAAGTGTCTGGCACTTGTAACTCTCTACAAGCTCAGAACCCCTGATTCCGACAGCATCTACGATGAGATTCAGTCCGAGAGCTTCAAGTTCAAGTACGTCACCGTTGACGAATTCCAGGACACCAACCCTGCGGACATGTCAATCACTCTGATGATTCTCGATCTGTACAAGGACTCATACAACCTCTGCGTCGTCGGCGACTGGAAACAGGGAATCTACGAGTTCAGGAACACCGACATCAGGAACCTCATGTTCTTTGACCACAACGTCCAGCAGATCCTGTATCACCTGAAGAAGGCAATCAAACATCCGTCCCTCCTCGAGACCTGCGGGAATAAACTCCCTCTTGACATCAACTACCGCAGCTCCTCGCTCATAATCAGGTGCTCATTCCATTCCCTCATCATAGACTGCGGCGAAAACAAGCACACATATGAGGAAGCCGACATTCACAAGATTGTCGCCTCCGACGCCAACACCGTCCTCGAGGAGAACACGTCTTTCGAAAGGATCCAATGCAATAACAAGGATGAGCAGATCAGAGCCGTCCTGTCCTCCGTCATGGGCTATGTCCGCGGCGGCAAATACCAAGTTTGGGGAGCGGACAAGGACGGGAACATGGTACTCCGCAAACCGGAATACTCGGACATCGCCGTGCTCTGCAGAACCAATCCCGAGTGCAGGGCAGTCAAAACTGCATGTGATGAGTTCGGGATTCCCTCGTACATCAACGGGGACCAGGAGGTCATGAACACCCCTGAGGCTAAGATGCTTCTTGCATGGCTCCGTTTCGTCGAGAACCAGGCCGATCCGGTGGGATACATCCCGATCATGGCGGCCATGGGAATATCCGCATATGACATACGCACCAAATACAGGCCCTCCAAGAAGACGGGCGGTGCCCTCCCTGACCAGATCGTTAGGATAAGGAAGGACCTGGTGAAGAAGAAGTCCAGAATAATCAACCTGGTCTCATCCATATTCGCCGTATGCGGATATGACAATGACATCACCCAGACCATCCTGTCCGAAATAGCATCAATGCACAGGAATAACCTCCTGACGATCTCGGACATCATCAAGATCATCGAGTACGATATCGACGAGGAATCCGACTACAACGTCGACAGCATCCCCGAAGACAACGTAATCACCATCCAGACCCTTCACAAATCCAAGGGTCTGGAGTATCCCATCGTCATAATCCCTTACGTGAACAAGAAGGGAAGCAAATTCCCCCTCAACCAGGGCGACAGGATCAACTATGTACTGAACGACTTGGCCGGGCTCAGATGCAAGAAGATTGTCGAAGGTGACGGCAACAACTTCTGGAACCTGGAGAATTGGAGGACTTATGTCGCAAACAAGTACAAGCCCGACTCCTACAACGAGGAACGCAGACTCCTGTTCGTCGGCATCTCCAGAGCGAAACAGTACGTTACCATGATTGCCCATGAACCTTCCGATTTCTTCACAGATTTCGACAGCGTCGAAGGTACGGAACCAATCCTCACCTTCGATCCCAAGGCGAAAATACCCAATCCCAAAGACGAGAACAGGAAGAAGACCGTCGAAAAGCCCGTTATTCCCCCATACAAACCCAGAAGGATCGGGATTTCCGTCCATGACATCCTTTGCTTCGGCGAATGCGAACCCTCTGAGGATTCCTGCAACGTGAGGTTCAGCGAGGACGACCGTTCCTCCAAGGGGATGGAGAGGGGAATAGAGGTGCATCTCCGTGCACAGAGGCTATCCGAAGGCGGATCGGTTGCTGCGGACGATTATCTCGATTATCCCGAACTGAAAAACGTGGAAGCCGTGCTTGCTAACCTTCCGGACACGGACCCTGGACTGAGGAAATCCGAGATCCCCTGCTTCCTTCCGATAGCCACGGAGAAACACTCGAACAGGAAAGTCACCCTCAGGGGTATCATAGACATGCTCTACGTGGACAGGGATGTGATCGAGATCCATGACTGGAAGACCGATGTCTCCGATCGCTTCCGTGAGGAGTACATGGTGCAGCTCAGCATCTACGCATATGCGGCCAAGGGATTCTTCGAGATGCAGTCCGGGAAGGAGAGAAAGATCACCTGCGTCATCGATTGGCTGAACCCGAAGAACCCTGCCTTCCCGAGGACCGAGTTCGAACCAGTGCCGATGGAGAGGATAATCTCCCGTGTCGATGATTATCTTGACTTCAAGGATCTCGACTCTAGCACTGTTGAGGAAGAGTACCTCGACGACGATTCGGATTGA
- a CDS encoding ABC-type multidrug transport system, ATPase component, translating to MTDEIVESGTVPVPQEETVAESETPVIDVRNLVKRYGNFTAVDNLSLSVKKGEFMGILGPNGAGKSTTLKAITGLLTPTSGEIFVNGIDARKHREAMCHVGCVIETPQCYPKFSPAEMLEYVGQIHGLSKSEIQIRSRDVLEELRMWPWRGKNIGGFSKGMKQRVALAAALLPNPDVILLDEPTSGLDPRGMIEIRQILNGLKQRGLTLMISTHILKEVSEMCTSVTMINHGKQVISGDVNSLIHSVARDEKSVTIDLRTIGSLTSDFYTNLGAMAGVSDVERTGERSCKFKFLGNDEQQADIVDLVYSHKLRLLCMNETGADLESLYMKLTDDGEVNVK from the coding sequence ATGACCGACGAGATTGTCGAATCCGGGACGGTCCCCGTCCCGCAGGAAGAAACGGTCGCCGAGAGCGAAACCCCGGTCATCGATGTGAGGAACCTTGTCAAGCGCTACGGGAATTTCACCGCGGTCGACAATCTTTCCCTCTCGGTGAAGAAAGGGGAGTTTATGGGGATCCTGGGACCTAACGGTGCCGGGAAATCCACGACCCTGAAGGCGATCACCGGACTTCTCACCCCCACTTCGGGCGAGATCTTCGTCAACGGAATTGATGCGAGGAAGCACCGCGAGGCCATGTGTCACGTGGGATGCGTCATCGAGACCCCCCAGTGCTATCCCAAATTCTCCCCCGCGGAGATGCTGGAGTACGTGGGACAGATCCACGGACTGAGCAAGTCCGAGATCCAGATACGTTCCAGGGACGTCCTCGAGGAGCTCCGCATGTGGCCGTGGCGCGGAAAGAACATCGGGGGTTTCTCCAAGGGAATGAAGCAGAGGGTCGCCCTGGCGGCAGCCCTCCTGCCCAACCCGGACGTCATCCTCCTCGACGAGCCCACCTCAGGTCTCGACCCCAGGGGAATGATCGAAATCAGGCAGATCCTCAACGGCCTGAAGCAGAGAGGACTCACCCTCATGATCAGCACCCACATCCTGAAGGAGGTCTCCGAGATGTGCACCTCCGTGACCATGATCAATCACGGGAAGCAGGTCATCAGCGGAGACGTCAACTCCCTCATCCACTCCGTGGCCAGGGACGAGAAGAGCGTCACCATCGACCTGAGGACCATCGGTTCCCTCACCTCCGACTTCTACACCAACCTCGGAGCGATGGCCGGTGTCTCCGACGTGGAGAGGACCGGAGAGAGGTCCTGTAAGTTCAAATTCCTGGGTAACGACGAGCAGCAGGCCGACATCGTCGACCTGGTCTACAGCCACAAGCTTAGGCTCCTCTGCATGAACGAGACCGGAGCGGACCTCGAATCCCTGTACATGAAGCTCACCGACGACGGGGAGGTGAACGTGAAATGA
- a CDS encoding ATPase, P-type (transporting), HAD superfamily, subfamily IC, with translation MQLTGLTEQEVQERSKAGMRNGEEGRASQSYLSIFLRNLLTPFNIILFVIGAALLAFHDVMSAVAATGVIAFNIIVSTFQEFKAKRRLDKIALLFRPKATVVRDGKDTVIDRADIVMGDIVHLCAGDQAQVDGEIIEERSIEMDESLLTGESNTVRKHPGEVIYSGSVCVTGECWFQVNKVGNETFSSNMTAAAKKVERKTTPLQKETNAVTEFLIIVAFFFMFVLAILDAVRGDFEIDGFIRQAVIVLDIVPIALFLLITLTYMIAAVHMADSGVLLQNSSSVESMSHVDTVCMDKTGTITTNNLVFEDVFYYTDDRERSDRLIREFASTTGSRNKTVIAIQEHFGEAECELLDEIQFSSERKFSAVRVKSEDHEDTIVMGAWSVLKKHTKNTGGVEEKIDELSAAGLRSVVLFDGGRSVLHMNDEIYLPELTVFAVIAIRDEVRPDCKEIIHQFTSNGMDVKVISGDNPDTVEALFSLAEIPGERKRISGDELSQMSEEMFDKTVLETNIFGRMKPEQKERVIDSLKRNGRYVAMVGDGVNDVRSIKKAQVGVSMETASGAARGVADMILMKDDFTALPKAIVEGKRTVSSMRDILRLYLARNFVLMFIVLVLLIGLDKVPLLPIQNTLYAFITVSIAAFFMTLFAKPTEGSDMVLPGVLRYVLPTTFTIVAFGIAIYFGVYYAIGSDFLDIDDLYQEMFEAVNGGYYGHFDTFAQMTDSIHIYNMETDREIVAHNAMLLFLMMAGIAQLVICFPIVRCLSVDKQFVRRYLPTMLALLMFASLVAVYFAVPYLACKFLALVVFPPWFFILMMGITVVWAVADIIILKSRRMDRFNDRTEELVRKLLLRSYEKRERRARAKAEKDRKAKD, from the coding sequence ATGCAGTTGACGGGTCTCACCGAGCAGGAGGTGCAGGAACGCTCCAAGGCGGGAATGCGCAACGGTGAGGAGGGCAGGGCCAGTCAGTCCTACCTGTCCATATTCCTCAGGAACCTGCTGACCCCGTTCAACATCATCCTTTTCGTCATCGGCGCCGCACTGCTTGCATTCCACGACGTCATGAGCGCCGTCGCCGCCACGGGAGTGATAGCCTTCAACATCATCGTCTCCACCTTCCAGGAGTTCAAGGCCAAGAGGAGGCTGGACAAGATCGCCCTCCTGTTCCGCCCGAAGGCGACCGTCGTCAGGGACGGGAAGGACACCGTCATCGACCGTGCGGACATCGTCATGGGGGACATCGTCCACCTCTGCGCCGGCGACCAGGCACAGGTGGACGGGGAGATCATCGAGGAGAGGTCCATCGAGATGGACGAGTCCCTCCTCACGGGAGAGTCCAACACCGTCCGCAAGCACCCCGGGGAGGTCATCTACTCGGGATCGGTCTGCGTCACCGGCGAATGCTGGTTCCAGGTCAACAAGGTGGGGAACGAGACCTTCTCCTCCAACATGACCGCGGCCGCCAAGAAGGTCGAGAGGAAGACCACCCCCCTCCAGAAGGAGACCAACGCCGTCACGGAGTTCCTGATCATCGTGGCGTTCTTTTTCATGTTCGTCCTGGCGATCCTTGACGCCGTCCGCGGGGACTTCGAGATCGACGGTTTCATCAGGCAGGCCGTCATCGTCCTGGACATCGTCCCCATCGCCCTGTTCCTTCTGATCACTCTCACATACATGATCGCGGCGGTCCACATGGCGGACTCGGGGGTGCTTCTCCAGAACTCCTCCTCCGTGGAGAGCATGAGTCACGTGGACACCGTCTGCATGGACAAGACCGGCACGATCACCACCAACAACCTCGTCTTCGAGGATGTCTTCTACTACACGGACGACAGGGAGAGGTCCGACAGGCTCATCAGGGAATTCGCGAGCACGACCGGAAGCAGGAACAAGACCGTCATCGCCATCCAGGAACACTTCGGCGAGGCCGAATGCGAGCTCCTGGACGAGATCCAGTTCTCCTCCGAGAGGAAGTTCTCCGCCGTCAGAGTAAAGAGCGAGGACCATGAGGACACCATCGTCATGGGTGCCTGGTCGGTCCTCAAGAAGCACACAAAGAACACCGGCGGCGTGGAGGAGAAGATCGACGAACTCTCCGCCGCCGGACTGAGGAGCGTCGTCCTCTTCGACGGGGGGAGATCCGTCCTCCACATGAACGACGAGATCTATCTTCCCGAACTCACCGTCTTCGCCGTCATCGCCATAAGGGATGAGGTCCGCCCCGACTGCAAGGAGATCATACACCAGTTCACCTCCAACGGCATGGACGTCAAGGTCATCTCGGGCGACAACCCCGACACCGTCGAGGCGCTGTTCTCCCTGGCGGAGATCCCCGGCGAGAGGAAGAGGATCTCCGGGGACGAACTGTCCCAGATGTCCGAAGAGATGTTCGACAAGACCGTTCTGGAAACCAACATCTTCGGGCGCATGAAGCCCGAGCAGAAGGAACGCGTCATAGATTCCCTCAAGAGGAACGGGAGGTACGTCGCAATGGTCGGGGACGGTGTCAACGACGTCCGCTCCATCAAGAAGGCCCAGGTCGGAGTGTCCATGGAGACCGCCTCCGGGGCTGCCAGGGGAGTGGCCGACATGATCCTCATGAAGGACGATTTCACCGCCCTCCCCAAGGCCATCGTGGAGGGGAAGAGGACGGTCAGCAGCATGAGGGACATCCTCAGGCTGTACCTGGCCAGGAACTTCGTCCTGATGTTCATCGTGCTGGTGCTCCTCATCGGCCTCGACAAGGTCCCCCTGCTGCCGATCCAGAACACCCTCTACGCGTTCATCACCGTGTCCATCGCGGCGTTCTTCATGACCCTGTTCGCGAAACCCACGGAGGGCAGCGACATGGTCCTGCCGGGCGTGCTCAGATACGTCCTGCCCACAACTTTTACCATCGTAGCCTTCGGAATCGCGATCTACTTCGGCGTCTACTACGCGATCGGGTCGGACTTCCTCGACATCGACGACCTGTACCAGGAGATGTTCGAGGCGGTCAACGGCGGATACTACGGCCACTTCGACACCTTCGCCCAGATGACCGACAGCATCCACATCTACAACATGGAGACCGACAGGGAGATCGTCGCCCACAACGCGATGCTCCTGTTCCTCATGATGGCGGGGATCGCGCAGCTGGTAATCTGCTTCCCGATAGTCAGGTGCCTTTCCGTGGACAAGCAGTTCGTGAGGAGGTACCTCCCTACGATGCTCGCCCTCCTTATGTTCGCCAGCCTCGTCGCGGTCTACTTCGCCGTACCTTACCTGGCCTGCAAGTTCCTGGCACTCGTGGTATTCCCGCCTTGGTTCTTCATACTCATGATGGGCATCACCGTAGTTTGGGCTGTCGCGGACATCATCATCCTCAAGAGCAGGCGGATGGACCGTTTCAACGACCGCACCGAGGAACTCGTCAGGAAGCTCCTGCTCAGGAGCTACGAGAAACGCGAGAGGCGTGCGCGTGCGAAGGCCGAGAAGGATAGGAAAGCCAAGGATTGA
- a CDS encoding Cobyric acid synthase has translation MSSILFLGTSSGAGKTTLDAVYCRHLVKKGKKVAPFKASNLSLNSYVTEDGKEIGMGQAFQAWASGIEPTGDMNPVLLKPSGNGRMQVVLRGELFMDIGQGKDFDRDAIMEKAAESYDRLLSEYDVVVCEGSGSPAELNLQARDLANVGMMRARNIPCVLVADIERGGVFAAIYGTWLLIPEDVRHLMKAFIINRFRGDASILKSGIDRIEELTGMKCAGVVPYETLRFPEEDSMSHRGGSIGDGDIHEEFVKNLDRMLVDAEKAGVDFDMIDGLSA, from the coding sequence ATGAGCTCGATCCTCTTCCTCGGCACCTCCTCTGGCGCGGGCAAGACCACCCTCGATGCGGTCTACTGCAGGCACCTCGTGAAGAAGGGGAAGAAGGTCGCCCCCTTCAAGGCCTCCAACCTGTCGCTCAACTCCTATGTCACCGAGGACGGGAAGGAGATCGGGATGGGTCAGGCGTTCCAGGCCTGGGCATCAGGGATCGAGCCCACCGGGGACATGAACCCTGTGCTCCTCAAGCCCTCCGGCAACGGCCGTATGCAGGTCGTCCTGAGGGGAGAGCTCTTCATGGACATCGGTCAGGGGAAGGACTTCGACCGCGACGCGATCATGGAGAAGGCGGCCGAGAGCTATGACAGGCTCCTATCGGAATACGACGTGGTCGTGTGCGAGGGTTCGGGTTCTCCCGCCGAATTGAACCTCCAGGCAAGGGACCTCGCCAACGTCGGCATGATGAGGGCGAGGAACATCCCCTGCGTTCTGGTCGCTGATATCGAGAGGGGCGGGGTGTTCGCCGCCATCTACGGCACCTGGCTCCTGATACCGGAGGATGTCCGCCATCTCATGAAGGCATTCATCATCAATAGGTTCCGCGGGGATGCGTCCATCCTCAAATCCGGTATCGACAGGATCGAGGAGCTCACCGGCATGAAGTGTGCGGGAGTGGTCCCCTACGAGACCCTCAGATTCCCTGAGGAGGACAGCATGAGTCACAGGGGCGGATCCATCGGCGACGGCGATATCCACGAGGAGTTCGTGAAGAACCTCGACAGGATGCTCGTGGATGCGGAGAAGGCCGGCGTCGACTTCGATATGATCGACGGTTTATCCGCCTGA